A window from Streptomyces sp. NBC_00271 encodes these proteins:
- a CDS encoding NUDIX hydrolase — protein MATPDFIRTIRASAGHQLLWLPGVTAIVFDDEGRVLLGRRTDTRKWSIIGGIPDPGEQPAACAVREVFEETNVRCVVERVVLVQALERVTYENGDTCQYMDTTFRCRAVGGEARVNDDESLDVGWFAVDALPELNEFAMFRIKQALSDAPTWFDPAT, from the coding sequence ATGGCTACTCCTGACTTCATCCGCACCATCCGGGCCTCGGCCGGCCACCAGCTGCTCTGGCTCCCCGGAGTCACCGCCATCGTCTTCGACGACGAGGGCAGAGTGCTGCTGGGCCGGCGCACCGACACCCGGAAGTGGTCGATCATCGGCGGCATTCCGGACCCGGGCGAGCAGCCCGCGGCCTGCGCCGTGCGGGAGGTGTTCGAGGAGACCAACGTGCGCTGCGTCGTCGAGCGCGTGGTGCTGGTCCAGGCCCTGGAGCGGGTCACCTACGAGAACGGCGACACCTGCCAGTACATGGACACCACGTTCCGGTGCCGGGCCGTCGGCGGTGAGGCGAGGGTCAACGACGACGAGTCGTTGGACGTCGGCTGGTTCGCGGTCGACGCGTTGCCCGAGCTGAACGAGTTCGCGATGTTCCGGATCAAGCAGGCCCTGTCGGACGCGCCCACGTGGTTCGACCCCGCGACCTGA
- a CDS encoding PP2C family protein-serine/threonine phosphatase, whose translation MSDSDAPAERGGRGIGIDYAEVFRALPSPVLLLTPDMVAVDANRAYERVSGRSLAELVGRCVFDVFPDNPTDPRASGAQALRASLERVVATGGPDSMALQKYSVDLPERPGVFEERYWSTVNIPLLDADGRVSLIVHRVEEVTALIRARRALGAAPEVPLTVEDAMTADLLNRSLELEELNEELRKAHARAHEVAVTLQRAMLPSTTLPDRPGVAVRYRPATSFLNVCGDWYDLIDLDARRLAVAVGDVVGHGLEAAGTMGQLRSALSAAIRATGRPATALTTLAAHAYTVDGALATTAVQVVIDRTALTVTYSRAGHPPPLLAHGDGSVEVLDSATDPPLGAGDDSLPRCESTVGYGPGSTLVLYTDGLIERRGEDIYAGLDRLAHSVERHHLLGPELLADAVLADLVPAPRRGPDDDIALVVVRL comes from the coding sequence ATGAGTGACAGTGATGCGCCGGCCGAAAGAGGCGGCCGGGGCATCGGCATCGACTACGCGGAGGTCTTCCGGGCCCTGCCCAGTCCCGTGCTGCTGCTCACGCCCGACATGGTGGCGGTCGACGCCAATCGGGCCTACGAGAGGGTCTCCGGACGGAGCCTCGCGGAGTTGGTCGGCCGGTGCGTCTTCGACGTGTTTCCCGACAACCCCACCGACCCCCGGGCCAGTGGTGCTCAGGCGCTGCGCGCCTCGCTGGAGCGGGTGGTGGCCACCGGCGGGCCGGACAGCATGGCCCTGCAGAAGTACTCCGTGGACCTGCCCGAACGGCCCGGCGTGTTCGAGGAGCGCTACTGGAGCACCGTCAACATCCCTCTCCTCGACGCCGACGGCCGGGTGTCACTCATCGTCCACCGCGTCGAGGAGGTCACCGCGCTGATACGCGCCCGGCGGGCGCTCGGCGCCGCTCCGGAGGTGCCCCTCACCGTCGAGGACGCGATGACCGCCGATCTGCTGAACCGCTCCCTGGAACTGGAGGAACTCAACGAGGAGTTGCGCAAGGCCCACGCCCGCGCGCACGAGGTCGCCGTCACCCTGCAGCGCGCCATGCTGCCGAGTACGACGCTGCCGGACCGACCCGGGGTGGCCGTGCGCTACCGGCCCGCGACCAGCTTCCTCAACGTGTGCGGCGACTGGTACGACCTGATCGACCTCGACGCGCGACGGCTGGCCGTGGCGGTCGGTGACGTGGTGGGGCACGGTCTGGAGGCGGCCGGGACCATGGGCCAGCTGCGCAGCGCCCTGAGCGCGGCGATCCGCGCCACCGGGCGGCCCGCCACCGCCCTCACCACCCTCGCGGCGCACGCCTACACCGTCGACGGCGCGCTCGCGACGACCGCCGTCCAGGTCGTCATCGACCGCACCGCCCTCACCGTCACCTACAGTCGCGCCGGGCATCCGCCGCCTCTGCTGGCCCACGGCGACGGCTCCGTCGAGGTGCTGGACTCAGCCACCGACCCGCCCCTGGGAGCGGGCGACGACTCCCTTCCCCGCTGCGAGTCGACGGTGGGCTACGGTCCCGGGAGCACCCTCGTCCTCTACACCGACGGTCTGATCGAGCGGCGGGGCGAGGACATCTACGCCGGTCTGGACCGCCTCGCCCACAGCGTCGAACGCCATCACCTGCTCGGCCCCGAACTCCTCGCCGACGCCGTGCTGGCCGATCTCGTCCCCGCACCTCGGCGCGGCCCCGACGACGACATCGCGCTCGTCGTCGTCCGGCTGTGA
- a CDS encoding DUF2180 family protein yields MDHSAPNRAVLTKEQRGEDMNCYDCPGTPGPAVAVCIRCGAALCRTHVHESHPPTQDITGTGRATHEKPARHITCGACRAAETS; encoded by the coding sequence ATGGATCACAGCGCCCCCAACAGGGCCGTGCTCACCAAAGAACAACGAGGTGAGGACATGAACTGTTACGACTGCCCCGGCACCCCCGGTCCCGCGGTCGCCGTATGCATCCGCTGCGGCGCAGCGCTCTGTCGCACACATGTGCACGAAAGTCACCCGCCGACCCAGGACATCACCGGAACCGGCCGGGCCACCCACGAGAAGCCGGCCCGCCACATCACGTGCGGAGCCTGCCGCGCGGCGGAAACGAGCTGA
- a CDS encoding O-antigen ligase family protein: protein MGVIVLGACAVWALITATAHDGRPEGVLLAVLAVAAGYASGRILGALLPVAAPCAGALAGLGLALTAAHTTPGPQLTTPLGHGGATAALLALSTGAACCAAWAARSPAQRLALRLLAVGIVVSAAVLGSTTGCAAGAGVLLCSLAADRMRRRALGLGGLALAAALVTGATWAVAENVLPDGLTASLEGQLTEHRVLLWRDALHLAGHHPALGVGPGRYGELSPTVAQSLPPDGKPHSAPWQQAAEQGLVGVALLAAVFCWVLHSLWRSPRSTTIALTAGAALTALAVIASLGNALSFTTVTAGAGLLAGLATARPLADEDLESVLNTGDQTPRNRLEP, encoded by the coding sequence ATGGGTGTGATCGTGCTCGGGGCCTGCGCGGTGTGGGCCCTGATCACGGCGACCGCGCACGACGGGCGGCCCGAGGGCGTGCTCCTGGCCGTGCTCGCCGTGGCAGCCGGGTATGCCTCGGGCCGGATCCTCGGCGCTCTCCTGCCGGTCGCGGCGCCGTGTGCCGGGGCCCTCGCCGGACTGGGCCTCGCGCTCACCGCCGCGCACACCACCCCGGGCCCGCAGCTCACGACGCCACTCGGGCACGGCGGCGCCACGGCCGCACTGCTCGCCCTGTCCACCGGTGCGGCGTGCTGCGCGGCCTGGGCGGCACGCAGCCCTGCGCAGCGGCTCGCGCTGCGTCTGCTCGCCGTCGGGATCGTGGTGAGCGCGGCGGTGCTCGGCTCGACCACGGGATGCGCCGCCGGCGCCGGGGTGCTGCTGTGCTCGCTCGCCGCCGACCGCATGCGCCGCCGCGCCCTCGGACTCGGGGGTCTCGCGCTCGCCGCGGCGCTGGTGACGGGCGCGACCTGGGCGGTCGCGGAGAACGTGCTTCCGGACGGTCTGACCGCTTCCCTGGAGGGGCAGCTCACCGAGCACCGGGTCCTGCTCTGGCGCGACGCGCTCCACCTGGCCGGACACCATCCCGCCCTCGGCGTGGGGCCCGGGCGGTACGGGGAACTCAGTCCGACGGTCGCGCAGTCGCTGCCGCCCGACGGCAAGCCCCACTCGGCACCCTGGCAGCAGGCGGCCGAACAGGGTCTGGTCGGCGTCGCGCTGCTCGCCGCGGTCTTCTGCTGGGTCCTCCATTCACTGTGGCGTTCGCCGCGGTCCACGACGATCGCGCTGACGGCGGGCGCGGCCCTCACGGCGCTGGCCGTGATCGCCTCGCTGGGCAACGCGCTGAGCTTCACCACGGTGACGGCGGGTGCGGGGCTGCTCGCGGGGCTCGCGACGGCACGACCCCTGGCCGACGAGGACCTGGAGAGCGTCCTGAACACGGGAGACCAAACCCCGAGGAACCGGCTGGAGCCGTGA
- the lnt gene encoding apolipoprotein N-acyltransferase produces MTATATSVDEPDQLEPQAAPASRGARLARRYAPAAAAALSGVLLYVSFPPRTVSWLALPAFAVFGWLLRGRSWKAGLGLGYLFGLGFLLPLLVWTGVEVGPGPWVALVAVEAVYVALVGAGITLVSRLPGWPLWAAAVWIAGEAARARAPFGGFPWGKVAFGQADGIFLPLAAVGGTPVLGFAVVLCGFGLYEVVRQVVEGRRTGVVRRGAAAAALLSVAVPVVGALAARSLVSDKAENGTATVAVIQGNVPRAGLDFNAQRRAVLDYHARETERLAAEVKAGKVARPDFVLWPENSSDVDPFTNADARLVIDNAAKAIGAPISVGGVVERDGKLYNEQILWDPVKGPLDTYDKRQVQPFGEYLPLRSLLGAINKNWTSMVRQDFSRGHKPGVFTMDGSRVGLVTCYEAAFDWAVRSTVTDGAQLISVPSNNATFDRSEMTYQQLAMSRVRAVEHSRTVTVPVTSGVSAVIMPDGRITQRTGMFVADSLVQKVPLRSSETPATRLGILPEMLLVAVAVGGLGWAGTTVVRGRRNGAVPGDLA; encoded by the coding sequence GTGACCGCCACCGCAACTTCCGTAGACGAGCCGGATCAGCTCGAACCCCAGGCCGCGCCCGCATCGCGCGGGGCCAGACTGGCTCGGCGATACGCTCCGGCCGCCGCCGCGGCGCTCTCCGGAGTGCTGCTCTACGTCAGTTTCCCGCCGCGCACCGTCTCGTGGCTGGCCCTGCCGGCCTTCGCGGTCTTCGGTTGGCTTCTGCGCGGTCGCTCCTGGAAGGCGGGCCTCGGGCTCGGCTATCTGTTCGGCCTCGGCTTCCTGCTGCCGCTGCTCGTGTGGACCGGTGTCGAGGTCGGCCCCGGCCCGTGGGTGGCACTCGTCGCAGTGGAAGCGGTGTACGTGGCGCTCGTCGGCGCGGGCATCACCCTTGTCTCCCGGCTGCCCGGCTGGCCGCTGTGGGCGGCGGCGGTCTGGATCGCGGGCGAGGCGGCACGCGCGCGTGCGCCGTTCGGCGGCTTCCCCTGGGGCAAAGTCGCTTTCGGCCAGGCGGACGGCATCTTCCTTCCGCTGGCCGCGGTGGGCGGCACCCCGGTGCTCGGCTTCGCGGTCGTGCTCTGCGGTTTCGGGCTGTACGAGGTCGTACGCCAGGTCGTCGAGGGCCGGCGCACCGGTGTCGTACGCCGAGGGGCCGCCGCGGCGGCGCTGCTGAGCGTTGCCGTCCCCGTGGTCGGGGCGCTCGCGGCGCGGTCGCTGGTGAGCGACAAGGCCGAGAACGGCACGGCGACCGTCGCCGTCATCCAGGGCAATGTGCCGCGCGCGGGTCTCGACTTCAATGCCCAGCGGCGCGCGGTGCTCGACTACCACGCCCGGGAGACCGAGCGGCTGGCCGCCGAGGTGAAGGCGGGCAAGGTCGCCCGGCCCGACTTCGTGCTGTGGCCGGAGAACTCCTCCGACGTCGACCCCTTCACCAACGCCGACGCCCGCCTCGTGATCGACAACGCCGCCAAGGCCATCGGCGCGCCCATCTCGGTCGGTGGCGTCGTGGAGCGCGACGGCAAGCTCTACAACGAGCAGATCCTGTGGGACCCGGTCAAGGGCCCCCTCGACACGTACGACAAGCGACAGGTCCAGCCCTTCGGCGAGTACCTTCCGCTGCGTTCACTGCTCGGCGCGATCAACAAGAACTGGACCTCGATGGTCCGCCAGGACTTCAGCCGGGGCCACAAGCCGGGCGTGTTCACCATGGACGGCTCCAGGGTCGGGCTGGTCACCTGCTACGAGGCCGCCTTCGACTGGGCCGTGCGCAGCACCGTGACCGACGGCGCGCAGCTGATCTCGGTGCCGAGCAACAACGCGACCTTCGACCGCAGCGAGATGACCTATCAGCAGCTCGCCATGTCCCGCGTCCGCGCCGTCGAGCACAGCCGTACCGTCACGGTGCCGGTGACCAGCGGCGTCAGCGCCGTGATCATGCCGGACGGGAGGATCACCCAGCGGACCGGGATGTTCGTGGCGGACTCGCTGGTCCAGAAGGTGCCGCTGCGCTCCTCCGAGACCCCCGCCACGCGGCTCGGCATCCTGCCGGAGATGCTGCTGGTGGCGGTCGCGGTGGGCGGTCTCGGCTGGGCGGGTACGACGGTGGTCCGCGGGCGCCGCAACGGCGCCGTTCCTGGCGATCTCGCCTGA